A section of the Luteolibacter rhizosphaerae genome encodes:
- a CDS encoding molybdopterin cofactor-binding domain-containing protein — MGRRGFLKRGGLLGGGLVLGFTVPMAKRLGAQGAPDSKLPAPNAFLRIGPDDSVRVILAHAEMGQGIWTTLPMLIAEELDADWSKVSAEHSGVAPAYNHTAFGFQITGGSTTTHSEFDRYRQVGAMARELLVKAAAAKFAVKPEECRTEKGMVIAGDKKASYGELAEAAAKLPAPEKVTLKDPKDWKIIGKATKRLDSTEKVNGTAQFGMDVHFDGMLTAVVARSPGFGGKLRSVDDKAALAVSGVRQVVKVPSGVAVLADHYWAAKQGREALKIEWDEGPTAGLDSAKQREDFRKLAATAGAPAAKAGDAGKALQGDDLLEAEYYVPYLAHAPMEPLNCTVKLGENKCEIWTGTQMQTVDQQVVAHITGLKPEQISIHTTFLGGGFGRRATPTSDFISEAVQVAKASGKLVKVVWSREDDIRGGYYRSAFLHHAKVALGKDGYPAAWKHVLVGQSIMAGTMMEAMMVKDGIDATSVEGVSDSPYMKEIPDHLVELHSPKTGVPVLWWRSVGHSHTGFVMESLIDELAHKAKKDPVEYRRELLKDHPRHLAALNLAAEKSGWGKPLPAGHFHGVSVHESFASFVAEVAEVSVSKEGILKVHKVTCAIDCGLAVNPEGVKAQMESGIVFALSAVLHGEITFDKGAVKQRNFHDYPVLRMHETPLIETHIVQSSAKMGGAGECGVPPLAAAVTNAIFAATGKRVRELPVRTDQLKHA; from the coding sequence ATGGGCCGGCGCGGATTCCTAAAGCGTGGCGGCTTGCTGGGTGGAGGCTTGGTTCTCGGGTTCACCGTGCCGATGGCGAAGCGGCTCGGTGCCCAGGGAGCGCCGGACTCGAAGCTCCCGGCACCGAATGCTTTCCTGCGGATCGGGCCGGATGATTCGGTGCGAGTGATCTTGGCCCACGCCGAAATGGGCCAGGGGATCTGGACCACGCTGCCGATGCTGATCGCGGAGGAACTGGATGCCGATTGGTCGAAGGTGAGCGCGGAGCACAGCGGCGTGGCTCCGGCCTACAATCACACCGCCTTCGGCTTCCAGATCACCGGCGGATCCACCACCACGCATTCGGAATTCGATCGCTACCGGCAGGTGGGAGCGATGGCGCGGGAGCTCCTGGTGAAGGCGGCGGCGGCTAAGTTCGCCGTGAAGCCGGAAGAATGCCGGACCGAAAAGGGGATGGTGATCGCCGGTGACAAGAAGGCGAGCTACGGCGAACTGGCGGAAGCGGCGGCGAAGCTGCCTGCCCCGGAGAAAGTGACGCTGAAGGATCCTAAGGACTGGAAGATAATCGGCAAGGCCACCAAGCGGCTGGATAGCACGGAAAAGGTAAATGGCACGGCGCAGTTCGGCATGGACGTGCACTTCGACGGAATGCTCACGGCGGTGGTGGCGCGTTCGCCGGGATTCGGCGGCAAGCTGAGGTCGGTCGATGACAAGGCAGCGCTCGCGGTGAGCGGGGTACGGCAGGTGGTGAAAGTGCCGAGCGGCGTGGCCGTGCTGGCGGACCACTACTGGGCGGCCAAACAAGGGCGAGAAGCCCTGAAGATCGAGTGGGACGAAGGCCCGACCGCGGGGCTGGACAGTGCCAAGCAACGCGAGGATTTCCGCAAGCTCGCTGCCACCGCCGGGGCACCGGCGGCCAAGGCTGGCGACGCAGGCAAGGCCCTGCAAGGCGACGACCTACTAGAAGCGGAGTACTATGTGCCCTACCTGGCACACGCTCCGATGGAGCCGCTGAACTGCACGGTGAAACTGGGCGAGAATAAATGCGAGATCTGGACCGGCACGCAGATGCAGACGGTGGACCAGCAGGTGGTCGCGCACATCACCGGGTTGAAGCCTGAGCAGATTTCGATTCACACGACCTTCCTCGGCGGAGGATTCGGACGCCGGGCGACACCGACCTCCGATTTCATCTCGGAAGCCGTGCAAGTGGCGAAAGCGAGCGGCAAGCTGGTGAAGGTGGTGTGGTCGCGGGAGGACGATATCCGCGGCGGCTACTATCGCTCCGCCTTCCTGCATCATGCGAAGGTGGCGCTCGGCAAAGATGGATACCCGGCGGCATGGAAACATGTCCTGGTCGGCCAATCGATCATGGCGGGCACGATGATGGAAGCCATGATGGTGAAGGACGGGATCGATGCGACTTCCGTCGAGGGCGTGTCGGATTCGCCCTACATGAAAGAGATCCCCGATCATCTGGTGGAGCTTCATTCACCGAAGACCGGGGTCCCGGTGCTGTGGTGGCGCTCCGTCGGGCACAGCCACACGGGATTCGTGATGGAGAGCCTGATCGATGAACTGGCGCACAAGGCGAAGAAGGATCCGGTGGAGTATCGCAGGGAGCTGCTAAAAGATCACCCGAGACATCTGGCGGCGCTGAATCTGGCGGCGGAGAAATCCGGCTGGGGCAAGCCGCTTCCTGCCGGTCACTTCCACGGGGTATCCGTCCACGAGAGCTTCGCAAGCTTCGTGGCGGAGGTCGCCGAGGTATCGGTATCGAAAGAAGGCATCCTCAAGGTGCACAAGGTGACCTGCGCGATCGATTGCGGTCTGGCAGTAAATCCGGAAGGCGTGAAAGCCCAGATGGAGTCCGGCATCGTCTTCGCGCTGAGTGCCGTGCTGCACGGCGAGATCACCTTCGACAAGGGTGCGGTGAAGCAACGAAACTTCCACGACTACCCGGTGCTGCGCATGCACGAAACGCCTTTGATCGAGACGCACATCGTCCAGAGCAGCGCCAAGATGGGTGGTGCGGGTGAGTGCGGGGTGCCACCGCTGGCGGCTGCAGTAACCAACGCCATCTTTGCCGCGACAGGGAAACGCGTGCGGGAGCTGCCGGTCCGCACCGATCAACTCAAACACGCATGA
- a CDS encoding Ig-like domain-containing protein — protein sequence MPAKPSRGSVWTSLAFAVLGSLPWTQTFAQGGLDAPQAVGSFFNGAFPATPPGQSTGWQTENAFPNLTFVDPLWLTEIPGTTQLLLVGKNGQIWRFENNPAVTQGQVTKVLEWVSNTQSSEDQGFYSLVFHPQFGHLGSPNANYVYVCYNHRPALSGADSNHSFWRVSRFTWLAASGTLDPASEYVMMNQYDRCRWHNGGAMFFGADGFLYINCGDGGDSGEGGGLTGADGALSRTQRLDWGLFSGVFRIDVDNDPAKSHPIRRQPQSPTNKPAGWPASFTQGYGIPNDNPWLDAGGSILEEYHSLGLRSPHTMHHDAVTGDIWIGDVGEGAREEMTLAPKGSNAQWGFMEGGIPGPGTTPTPLIGVSQAPAHDYNRSTGTCIIGGMRYRGAKWNSLLGGKLLFGDHVRGRIWTATLSTSGGAPVVQEIVAGLPTGNKAGLANFCTDSSGEIFLLNVNGTNQPGGTIRKLVSAGVSQEPPQWLSQTGVFTDLATLATAPGVIPYNVANALWSDAAAKQRWIILPNDGIHDSAAEKITFSEEANWVFPAGTVFVKHFELPVDERNPSLVRRLETRFIVGTTGGGKYGFTYKWNEAGTDAELLSSGDADDFEVTLQDGSTETRHWDFPSRADCLLCHNDASGQALGVRTSSLNKPFHYPSTGRTANQLATFNALGMLDVSLTAAQIEDYIESRPLYDETAPVEHRVRSYLDSNCSHCHRPGGTVDYFDARLGTPLNLQGIVNGVIQGHFSLGPDGRYLKPGIPSLSALHVRMDNVGNGAAMPPLAKNLIDEEAVDLIEGYITGLTEAEFQTSPSPQARYVRLTATSEVGGGPWTSVGEFSILDGNGASIPVSELSVFDFDSEELGDEFTPAVRAIDGNITTFWHTGYGTGGIDPLPHHITIDIGSLRSVGGFVYTPRQGNQNGRIANYQVHYSTDASNWTLMTSGTWPNGTAVQRYDGLVGLRKARCEIAGPVDTVSGPFEVTVVFDMDVTDFTAADLQVNGGTVTGLRGKGYYYVAAIAPGAANVSVSVPADAANVAALGSRASASLSIGFVDTAPPLPAFTNVPAQVTGPFQVGLNFGEPVTGLALSDFVVTNATLDSIVPAGDAYLLNLTPLVPGSVLIELKSGAVIDTAGLQMGAGLSASLGYVQQILARNAAETSYIGGGMVVVTDPAAPHGQYLWLPDGAYANNFNLPVKTQHRAEYSFVLPHGGQWMVRGLVRAADTSSDSFWTEIDGNSATGTVHLWDITPVGTSYVWDYMNNRNVADPVVLNLAAGSHTLTIFGRDDGTRIDRLEFESIRPLANLSGPPGVVNGSFPATLVFSESVTGLAAADFSITGGAITSLAGSGASYTLTILPSGAAVTLSLPENTALDSGGAGNFPSNPLTVTHRTPYEQWAFDHGVDGGASSQLSDEDGDGIAKLLEYAFNLDPSDPDHSVYNAGEVPGSGLPRMIVSPGDPSGQLLSLQFLRRKASALTYTAQFGANLHDFAPALAPPLVESIDTVWERVTIADPGGSGPARRYGRVVVTLTPP from the coding sequence ATGCCCGCAAAACCCAGTCGCGGGAGCGTGTGGACCTCCCTTGCCTTCGCTGTGCTCGGCTCCCTGCCGTGGACGCAGACCTTCGCACAGGGTGGACTGGATGCGCCCCAAGCCGTCGGTAGCTTTTTCAACGGTGCCTTTCCCGCTACCCCGCCGGGCCAATCGACCGGCTGGCAGACGGAGAATGCTTTCCCGAACCTTACTTTCGTCGATCCGCTCTGGCTGACGGAGATTCCCGGTACCACCCAGCTTCTGCTTGTCGGGAAGAACGGGCAGATCTGGCGCTTCGAGAACAACCCCGCCGTCACCCAAGGACAGGTCACCAAGGTGCTGGAGTGGGTCTCGAATACCCAGTCTTCCGAGGACCAGGGCTTCTACTCGCTGGTTTTCCATCCGCAGTTCGGCCATCTCGGTTCGCCGAACGCGAACTACGTCTACGTCTGCTACAACCACCGTCCGGCGCTCTCCGGTGCGGATTCAAATCATTCTTTCTGGCGCGTCTCCCGTTTCACCTGGCTAGCCGCAAGCGGCACCCTCGATCCTGCCAGCGAATACGTGATGATGAACCAGTATGACCGCTGTCGTTGGCACAATGGTGGCGCGATGTTCTTCGGCGCGGACGGCTTTCTCTACATCAACTGCGGGGACGGCGGCGACAGCGGCGAGGGTGGGGGACTCACCGGGGCCGATGGTGCCCTGAGCCGTACCCAGCGCCTCGACTGGGGACTCTTCAGCGGTGTCTTCCGCATCGACGTCGACAACGACCCCGCCAAATCCCACCCGATCCGTCGCCAGCCGCAGAGCCCGACCAACAAGCCCGCCGGCTGGCCCGCCAGCTTCACGCAGGGATACGGCATTCCGAACGATAATCCATGGCTCGATGCCGGGGGCTCGATCCTCGAAGAATACCACTCCCTCGGCCTACGCAGCCCGCACACCATGCACCATGATGCCGTGACCGGTGATATCTGGATCGGCGATGTGGGTGAAGGTGCGCGCGAAGAGATGACCTTGGCCCCCAAAGGCAGCAACGCCCAGTGGGGTTTCATGGAAGGCGGCATCCCCGGTCCGGGTACCACGCCCACCCCGCTCATCGGAGTTTCCCAAGCTCCGGCGCACGACTATAACCGTAGTACCGGCACCTGCATCATCGGTGGCATGCGCTATCGCGGGGCAAAGTGGAATAGCCTCCTCGGCGGGAAGCTTCTTTTCGGCGATCACGTCCGCGGACGGATCTGGACCGCCACGCTCTCCACCAGTGGCGGCGCTCCGGTCGTGCAGGAGATCGTGGCGGGGCTGCCCACCGGCAACAAGGCGGGCCTGGCGAACTTTTGCACGGATTCCAGCGGTGAGATTTTCCTGCTGAACGTGAATGGCACCAATCAGCCCGGCGGCACCATCCGCAAGCTGGTCTCGGCAGGTGTCTCGCAGGAGCCGCCTCAATGGCTATCGCAGACGGGCGTCTTTACCGACCTAGCCACGCTTGCCACGGCACCGGGAGTGATCCCTTACAATGTGGCGAATGCGCTCTGGTCGGATGCCGCCGCCAAGCAGCGCTGGATCATTCTGCCGAACGACGGCATCCACGATAGCGCCGCGGAGAAGATCACATTCAGCGAGGAGGCCAATTGGGTCTTCCCGGCGGGGACGGTCTTCGTGAAGCACTTCGAGCTTCCCGTGGATGAGCGGAATCCGTCCCTTGTCCGCCGCCTCGAGACCCGCTTCATCGTGGGCACTACCGGTGGTGGGAAGTACGGCTTCACCTACAAGTGGAATGAAGCAGGCACCGATGCCGAACTCCTTTCAAGCGGGGATGCAGATGACTTCGAGGTCACCCTTCAGGATGGCAGCACCGAGACCCGCCACTGGGACTTCCCCTCGCGGGCGGATTGCCTGCTTTGCCACAATGATGCCTCCGGGCAGGCCCTTGGCGTCCGTACGTCTTCGCTGAACAAGCCCTTCCACTACCCCTCCACCGGCCGCACGGCCAACCAGCTCGCGACCTTCAATGCCCTTGGCATGCTGGATGTCTCGCTGACTGCCGCGCAGATCGAGGACTACATCGAGTCCCGCCCGCTTTACGATGAAACCGCTCCGGTCGAGCATCGGGTCCGATCCTACCTCGACTCGAACTGCTCGCACTGCCACCGGCCCGGCGGCACCGTGGATTACTTTGATGCGCGCCTCGGGACTCCTCTCAACCTGCAAGGCATCGTGAACGGCGTGATCCAAGGTCACTTCAGCCTCGGGCCTGATGGTCGCTACTTGAAGCCCGGCATACCGAGTCTCTCCGCACTCCATGTCCGCATGGATAACGTCGGAAACGGTGCCGCGATGCCGCCTCTCGCCAAGAACCTCATCGATGAGGAAGCCGTCGATCTGATCGAGGGATACATCACCGGTCTCACGGAGGCGGAGTTCCAGACCTCGCCCTCGCCGCAGGCCCGTTATGTCCGCCTCACCGCCACCTCGGAAGTCGGCGGTGGACCGTGGACGAGCGTCGGGGAGTTCTCGATCCTCGATGGCAATGGTGCTTCCATTCCTGTCTCGGAGCTCTCGGTGTTCGATTTCGATAGCGAGGAGCTTGGTGACGAGTTCACTCCCGCGGTGCGCGCCATCGATGGCAACATCACGACTTTCTGGCACACCGGCTACGGCACCGGCGGCATCGATCCGCTGCCGCACCACATCACCATCGATATCGGCTCCCTCCGCAGTGTCGGAGGCTTCGTCTATACCCCGCGCCAAGGCAACCAGAACGGCCGCATCGCGAACTACCAGGTCCACTACAGCACGGATGCCAGCAACTGGACCTTGATGACTTCCGGAACCTGGCCAAATGGCACCGCGGTCCAGCGCTACGACGGCTTGGTCGGCTTGCGGAAAGCCCGCTGTGAAATCGCCGGGCCGGTGGACACCGTCTCCGGCCCATTCGAGGTGACCGTGGTCTTCGACATGGACGTCACCGACTTCACGGCGGCCGACCTTCAGGTGAATGGTGGCACCGTGACCGGCCTGCGCGGCAAGGGATATTACTACGTCGCGGCCATCGCTCCCGGGGCCGCGAATGTCTCCGTCTCGGTCCCGGCCGATGCCGCGAATGTCGCCGCACTCGGGAGCCGTGCTTCCGCGTCGCTCTCGATTGGCTTCGTCGATACCGCGCCGCCGCTGCCCGCCTTCACGAATGTTCCAGCTCAGGTTACCGGGCCCTTCCAAGTCGGCCTGAACTTCGGCGAACCGGTCACCGGTCTCGCGCTCTCCGACTTTGTTGTGACTAATGCCACCCTTGATTCAATTGTGCCGGCAGGTGATGCCTACCTGCTCAACCTCACTCCGCTCGTCCCGGGAAGCGTGCTGATCGAGTTGAAAAGCGGGGCGGTGATCGACACCGCGGGTCTTCAAATGGGCGCGGGTCTCTCTGCCTCCTTGGGCTACGTCCAGCAGATCCTCGCCCGCAACGCGGCGGAGACATCCTATATCGGCGGGGGCATGGTGGTGGTGACGGATCCCGCGGCACCTCACGGCCAGTATCTCTGGCTTCCGGACGGGGCATACGCGAACAACTTCAATCTGCCGGTAAAGACCCAGCACCGCGCTGAATACAGTTTCGTCCTGCCTCACGGCGGCCAGTGGATGGTCCGCGGTCTGGTCCGGGCGGCGGACACGTCCAGTGATTCCTTCTGGACGGAGATCGATGGCAATTCGGCCACAGGCACCGTGCATCTCTGGGACATCACTCCGGTCGGCACCAGCTACGTCTGGGACTACATGAACAACCGCAATGTGGCAGATCCCGTGGTCCTGAACCTTGCCGCGGGTAGCCACACTCTTACCATCTTCGGGCGGGATGATGGCACCCGGATCGATCGCTTGGAGTTCGAAAGCATCCGCCCGCTTGCCAACCTCAGCGGTCCCCCCGGCGTCGTGAATGGCAGCTTCCCCGCTACCCTCGTGTTCTCGGAGAGCGTCACCGGGCTTGCGGCGGCAGACTTCTCGATCACTGGCGGTGCGATCACCTCGCTCGCTGGTTCGGGCGCCTCCTACACGCTGACGATCCTGCCTTCCGGAGCGGCCGTCACGCTTTCGCTTCCGGAGAATACCGCGCTGGATTCGGGCGGTGCAGGGAACTTCCCTTCCAACCCGCTGACGGTGACTCATCGCACGCCCTACGAGCAATGGGCCTTCGACCATGGAGTGGATGGCGGAGCTTCGTCCCAGCTTTCGGATGAAGATGGCGATGGCATCGCAAAGCTCTTGGAGTATGCCTTCAATCTCGATCCCTCCGATCCGGATCATTCGGTCTACAACGCCGGCGAGGTTCCCGGCTCCGGCTTGCCCCGCATGATTGTAAGCCCGGGTGATCCCTCCGGCCAGCTGCTCTCCCTGCAGTTCCTGCGCCGGAAGGCCTCCGCACTGACCTACACCGCGCAGTTCGGAGCGAATCTCCATGACTTCGCCCCGGCGCTCGCACCCCCGCTGGTGGAGAGCATCGATACCGTCTGGGAACGAGTCACCATCGCCGATCCCGGAGGTTCCGGTCCGGCCCGGCGCTATGGCCGGGTGGTAGTTACCCTTACACCGCCTTGA
- a CDS encoding (2Fe-2S)-binding protein, protein MITLQVNRKEHAVDADPATPLLWVLRDLLHLTGTKFGCGMAQCGACTVHLDGEAVRSCVTPVSRAVGKQVTTIEGLSDDNSHPLQVAWIQEDVPQCGYCQSGQIMSAAVLLKGKPDPSDEEIDAAMSGNLCRCGTYQRIRCAIHKAAEMSKGGAK, encoded by the coding sequence ATGATCACGCTCCAAGTGAATCGCAAAGAGCACGCCGTGGATGCCGATCCCGCCACGCCGCTGCTATGGGTGCTGAGAGACCTCCTTCATCTGACCGGGACAAAATTCGGCTGCGGGATGGCCCAGTGCGGTGCCTGCACCGTGCATCTGGACGGCGAGGCCGTGCGTTCCTGTGTGACACCGGTGTCCCGCGCGGTCGGGAAGCAGGTGACCACGATCGAGGGACTTTCCGACGACAACTCGCATCCCCTGCAGGTCGCATGGATCCAGGAAGATGTGCCGCAGTGCGGCTATTGCCAGTCCGGCCAGATCATGTCGGCAGCAGTCCTCCTCAAAGGCAAGCCCGACCCGAGCGACGAGGAAATCGACGCCGCGATGAGCGGGAACCTCTGCCGCTGCGGAACCTACCAACGAATCCGCTGTGCGATCCACAAGGCCGCCGAGATGTCGAAAGGAGGTGCCAAGTGA
- a CDS encoding MBL fold metallo-hydrolase encodes MSGPRMPAVDGAVIEIRRSDHSIAAGEKGYQDTLQLYWFGSGCHLIRLGELSVLTDPFVTNGPALTDFQSDPKRVSETFGRIAPPQAVLINHCHFDHFLDAHAALAQDSWQRAKVPLYGGESCRNLIAGWGEPEVTDRCHKLDKEGGPITVQKLPPGCRLEMRAYQGTHGPHLKCGYTAFDGSVTEELTEPPDSVDDFKTGEALNYWVKLTKGSRSFTVFYLGAIGDLQAIPERFPDGKPLDVLLLCAPGANKVSGFNYPEDVLKRLRPRHVVLSHFNTFLREDPDEQLSVGRADLIRLNEISRKIQQTGLSYPGFEKLHIPAITRVAEGGRARNVVLLK; translated from the coding sequence ATGAGCGGACCGCGGATGCCCGCCGTGGATGGCGCGGTGATCGAGATCCGTCGCTCGGATCATTCCATCGCTGCCGGGGAGAAGGGTTATCAGGATACCCTGCAGCTCTACTGGTTCGGGTCCGGATGCCACCTGATCCGCCTCGGTGAGCTGAGCGTGCTCACCGATCCCTTCGTGACCAATGGTCCGGCGTTGACGGATTTCCAGTCCGATCCGAAGCGGGTGAGCGAGACCTTTGGACGGATCGCGCCACCGCAAGCGGTGCTGATCAATCACTGCCATTTCGATCACTTTCTGGATGCACATGCTGCACTGGCCCAAGATTCATGGCAGCGGGCCAAAGTGCCTCTCTACGGTGGCGAGAGCTGTCGCAACCTGATCGCAGGCTGGGGCGAGCCCGAAGTCACCGATCGCTGCCACAAGCTGGATAAAGAAGGCGGCCCGATCACGGTGCAGAAGTTGCCGCCCGGATGTCGCTTGGAGATGCGAGCCTATCAGGGGACCCACGGACCGCACCTGAAGTGCGGTTACACCGCCTTCGATGGAAGTGTGACGGAAGAACTCACGGAGCCGCCGGATTCGGTGGACGACTTTAAAACGGGCGAGGCCCTGAACTACTGGGTCAAGCTGACAAAAGGCAGTAGAAGCTTCACGGTCTTCTACCTCGGCGCGATCGGCGACTTGCAGGCCATTCCCGAGCGCTTCCCGGATGGTAAGCCACTGGATGTCCTGCTGCTCTGCGCGCCCGGGGCGAACAAAGTGAGCGGCTTCAACTACCCGGAAGACGTCCTGAAGCGCCTCCGTCCAAGGCATGTGGTGCTGAGCCACTTCAATACCTTCCTGAGGGAAGATCCCGACGAACAGCTCTCGGTAGGGCGCGCGGACCTGATCCGCCTGAACGAGATCTCGCGGAAGATCCAACAGACAGGCCTGAGCTATCCGGGCTTCGAGAAGCTCCACATCCCCGCCATCACGCGGGTGGCGGAGGGAGGACGGGCGCGAAACGTGGTGCTGCTGAAATGA
- a CDS encoding low molecular weight protein arginine phosphatase, whose translation MSAKKSVLFICTGNTCRSPMAEGLFRKAVEERGDFEVLSAGVAAYPGDSANPETSKLLSGRGISLASFSSQPVTQELVEKATHVFAMTSGHLEALENLFPDYSDKFYLTCEFVEIPGRGVGSDVPDPIGMGRKAYEETAKTLDQAIPTLIAFIDQTWQG comes from the coding sequence ATGTCCGCCAAGAAATCGGTCCTCTTCATCTGCACGGGAAACACCTGTCGCAGCCCGATGGCCGAGGGCCTCTTTCGGAAGGCGGTCGAAGAGCGGGGTGATTTCGAGGTGCTGTCTGCCGGGGTCGCGGCTTATCCCGGGGACTCGGCCAATCCGGAGACGAGCAAACTCCTCTCCGGACGCGGCATTTCCTTGGCTAGCTTCAGCAGCCAGCCTGTCACTCAGGAACTGGTGGAGAAAGCCACCCACGTCTTTGCCATGACCTCCGGTCACCTTGAGGCGCTGGAGAACTTGTTTCCGGACTACAGCGACAAGTTTTATCTGACCTGCGAGTTCGTCGAGATCCCCGGGCGCGGGGTCGGATCGGACGTTCCGGATCCCATCGGTATGGGCCGCAAGGCTTACGAGGAAACGGCCAAGACCCTCGACCAAGCGATCCCGACCCTGATTGCTTTCATCGACCAGACCTGGCAGGGCTAA
- the rpiB gene encoding ribose 5-phosphate isomerase B — protein sequence MSQKSLRIALGADHGGVDLKDQLVAHLKGAGHEVTDFGTQGHDSVDYADYANLVARAVADGTQDFGILCCTSGVGVSIAANRHRHVRAANVRTAEEASVTRQHNDANVLCLGAKTVDFGTAVAMADAFFTTSFEGGRHEGRVCKSSGSRIAETDPDLYAAIVAEEKRQRNNIELIASENFASPAVMEAQGSVLTNKYAEGYPGKRWYGGCENVDVVEQLAIDRAKKLFGAEHANVQPHSGSQANTAVYFSVLKPGDKILTMDLSHGGHLTHGHKANFSGKFYDVVHYGVSPDDECIDYDKLAEMAREVRPALITCGASAYSRVIDFERMSEIAREVGAYLFVDMAHIAGLVAAGVHPNPVPHADFVTSTTHKSLRGPRGGIILCKEEFAKKIDAQVFPGIQGGPLMHVIAAKAVCFGEALKPDFKAYQEQVVKNSQALAARLASHGFRIVSGGSDNHVMMVDLRPKGLNGADASHALDEAGITVNKNSIPFDTGTPMKPSGIRIGTPAVTTRGMKEKDVEQVADFIAEALASIGDEAKLHAIRDKVFAFNRAFPMPL from the coding sequence ATGAGCCAGAAGTCCCTGCGTATTGCCCTCGGCGCCGACCACGGCGGAGTTGACTTGAAGGACCAGCTTGTCGCCCACCTGAAAGGTGCCGGCCACGAGGTCACCGATTTCGGCACCCAAGGCCATGACTCGGTCGACTATGCGGACTACGCGAACCTCGTCGCCCGTGCAGTCGCGGATGGCACTCAGGATTTCGGCATCCTCTGCTGCACCTCTGGCGTGGGCGTCTCGATCGCCGCGAACCGCCACCGTCACGTCCGCGCCGCCAACGTCCGCACCGCGGAAGAAGCCTCGGTGACCCGCCAGCACAATGACGCGAACGTCCTTTGCCTCGGCGCGAAGACTGTCGATTTCGGTACCGCGGTCGCCATGGCGGACGCATTCTTCACCACCTCCTTCGAAGGCGGTCGCCACGAGGGCCGCGTCTGCAAGTCCTCCGGCTCCCGCATCGCCGAGACCGATCCCGATCTCTACGCCGCCATCGTCGCGGAAGAGAAGCGCCAGCGGAACAACATCGAGCTGATCGCTTCCGAGAACTTCGCCTCGCCTGCCGTGATGGAGGCCCAAGGCTCGGTCCTCACGAACAAGTATGCCGAGGGCTACCCCGGCAAGCGCTGGTACGGTGGCTGCGAGAATGTCGATGTCGTCGAGCAACTCGCGATCGACCGCGCCAAGAAGCTCTTCGGTGCCGAGCACGCGAACGTTCAGCCGCACTCCGGCTCGCAGGCGAATACCGCCGTTTACTTCTCCGTGCTCAAGCCCGGGGACAAGATCCTGACCATGGACTTGTCCCACGGCGGCCACCTGACGCACGGCCACAAGGCGAACTTCTCCGGCAAGTTCTACGATGTGGTTCACTACGGTGTCAGCCCGGATGACGAGTGCATCGACTACGACAAGCTCGCCGAGATGGCGCGCGAGGTGAGGCCCGCTCTCATCACCTGCGGTGCCAGTGCCTACTCCCGCGTGATCGACTTCGAGCGCATGTCCGAGATTGCCCGTGAGGTTGGTGCCTATCTCTTCGTGGATATGGCGCACATCGCCGGTCTCGTCGCCGCCGGGGTTCATCCGAATCCCGTTCCGCACGCCGATTTCGTCACCTCCACCACTCACAAGTCCCTTCGCGGCCCGCGCGGCGGTATCATCCTCTGCAAGGAGGAGTTTGCGAAGAAGATCGATGCGCAGGTCTTCCCGGGCATCCAAGGCGGCCCGCTCATGCACGTGATCGCCGCGAAGGCGGTGTGCTTCGGTGAGGCTCTCAAGCCGGACTTCAAGGCCTATCAGGAGCAGGTCGTGAAGAACTCCCAGGCCCTCGCCGCCCGCCTCGCCAGCCACGGCTTCCGCATCGTTTCCGGCGGTTCCGATAACCATGTGATGATGGTCGACCTCCGTCCGAAGGGTCTCAACGGAGCCGATGCCTCGCACGCGCTGGACGAAGCCGGCATCACGGTGAACAAGAACTCCATCCCCTTCGACACCGGCACTCCGATGAAGCCGAGCGGTATCCGCATCGGCACCCCGGCGGTCACCACCCGCGGCATGAAGGAGAAGGACGTCGAGCAAGTCGCCGACTTCATCGCCGAGGCTCTCGCTTCGATCGGTGATGAGGCCAAGCTGCACGCGATCCGCGACAAGGTCTTCGCCTTCAATCGCGCTTTCCCGATGCCGCTCTGA